Sequence from the Mycobacterium florentinum genome:
TGCGTTACCCGCGCTGGAAACTTTGCCTTTTGCTCAGGACCGCGAATCGGCGTGGCACATGCTCCTGGCGCCCGGCAAAATCGCGGTGTCCGACGCCGGCGTCTACTTCATCAGCGGCGCCGACGTGGTCGAGGAGGCGGCCATCCACCCGGAGCTGTTTTCCTCCTCCGGCGCCTTCGATCTGGTGGGAAGCCCATTTCCGATGGTGCCGATCGCCTTCGATCCGCCCGAACACACCCGGTTTCGCCGCGTGCTGGACAAGTTCTTCGGCCCCCGCCGCATGGCCGAACGCGCACCCGAGTTGCGCAAGCAGGTCGGCGAGCTGATCGATCAGATCGTGGCGTCCGGCGGTAGTGCCGAGGTGATGAGCGCGCTCGCGGTTCCGTTTCCGTCGCAGGTCTTTTTGACGCTGTTCGGTCTGCCGCTCGCCGACCGGGATCTTCTGATCGGCTGGAAAGATGCGGTTTTGGAGTTCTCGGCCGCCGAGGGCTTGGAGCCGTCACCGGAGACTTTGGCCCGGGGAGCTGAGCTGGTGGCCTATCTGAACGGACATGTTGCCGATCGTCGCAGTACCGGGGGCGATGACCTGCTCGGCCAATTGCTTTCCGACTCGAGCGATGGCGCCCTGACCGACCCCGAAATCATCGGGCTGTGCTTCCTGTTCCTGATCGCCGGTCTGGACACCGTGACCGCCGCAACGGGTTTCGCGCTCTATGAGCTGGCGCGCAACCCCGCGCTGCGGGCGACGCTGGTCGATGACGAAGAAGCGGTCACGCACTTCATCGAAGAGGTCTTGCGAATCAACCCGCCGGTCCCTTATGTCCCCCGGGTG
This genomic interval carries:
- a CDS encoding cytochrome P450, with the protein product MEVGCPALPALETLPFAQDRESAWHMLLAPGKIAVSDAGVYFISGADVVEEAAIHPELFSSSGAFDLVGSPFPMVPIAFDPPEHTRFRRVLDKFFGPRRMAERAPELRKQVGELIDQIVASGGSAEVMSALAVPFPSQVFLTLFGLPLADRDLLIGWKDAVLEFSAAEGLEPSPETLARGAELVAYLNGHVADRRSTGGDDLLGQLLSDSSDGALTDPEIIGLCFLFLIAGLDTVTAATGFALYELARNPALRATLVDDEEAVTHFIEEVLRINPPVPYVPRVTTAEVTVAGVTIPAGSRCWLGLGTANRDPERYPDADVMHQRRNNHFTFGRGPHRCLGSHLARLELRLIIEEWNRRIPTYSVLEEPTVGWPCGTLHFQELHVRIG